The following proteins are co-located in the Amyelois transitella isolate CPQ chromosome W, ilAmyTran1.1, whole genome shotgun sequence genome:
- the LOC106141832 gene encoding proline-rich protein 36-like, translating to MEPQKPAEEGARSRRPSPHPAIACETAASRPDSPQDDYKTPEAETSEDHAVAFWAASKMGQRRRPRDDKLSPKAGVERDYITLHSIIQCGLLSAAAQSWMALFFRLRDAEQSGSHPDVEDVGILKQACAGRVSVGLAMPPTPAPLPSLRAPRQRQREEGPECETPTAKRPRKRSHSWTPSPPHPSHPPHPSDKITEERRAPALVPSSPPPRPREAPPRSSAGDTTPPVAPPRSGIPLPQRSRDPRLRANRSPAPVPSLAIPAWAPPRLAASASPAAPPTAPLNAPLTAPPAAPLNAPLAAPLTAPPAGPRTAPPTAPLTAPPAALRAAPPAAPSAWGQPRLVAFLPATAPPAAPPARGLTTAPSVRGRSYAAASTSAPRTAATTTAPSTTAPAPAAASSRNNGANTTAPPSQASRTKYPPIIVERLPDWMVHFRELTTKLGHPPSARPFGAGVRFSPRDDTEYRTIQRYLDDIAQRDQRISWFSYSLPAERNLKVAIRGLPLETPEDAVKEALTEKGFEVEYIKNIRARGGRPGCIFYGLLKKTSGFQEVYQVDELLLMPGIKIEAWRGKKGPAQCHRCQLFRHSSHNCHRPQACVRCGEPHAASDCPRPLEVPATCANCGGPHPANNAACPVFKREARNKRAGTVARTTPAAEPAPMVEETAPATLMAPANPPAERGATLPGGKKKRRRGAKKKPGVEGSQPAGKPEAPPRPPPTDGPERVQPTPAPLPGPNNTDTTTMLLLLGQQMQQMAEILRGMQARPQI from the coding sequence ATGGAGCCCCAAAAACCAGCTGAAGAGGGTGCGCGCTCCCGCCGCCCCTCACCTCACCCCGCCATCGCCTGTGAAACTGCAGCCAGCCGCCCGGACTCGCCACAAGACGATTACAAAACTCCGGAGGCGGAAACATCAGAAGACCACGCCGTCGCCTTTTGGGCGGCGAGCAAAATGGGACAAAGGCGGCGCCCTCGAGATGACAAGCTGTCGCCTAAGGCAGGTGTGGAGCGAGATTATATCACGCTCCACAGCATAATACAATGCGGCCTCCTTAGCGCGGCGGCTCAGAGTTGGATGGCGCTATTTTTCCGACTGCGAGACGCCGAACAATCGGGAAGCCACCCCGACGTCGAGGATGTCGGGATACTGAAGCAAGCCTGCGCGGGACGGGTGTCGGTGGGACTAGCCATGCCCCCCACACCCGCCCCCCTCCCCTCTCTTCGAGCACCGCGTCAGCGACAGCGCGAGGAAGGGCCGGAATGCGAGACGCCTACAGCGAAGCGTCCTAGGAAGAGGTCGCACTCGTGGACCCCAAGCCCCCCGCACCCCTCGCACCCCCCGCACCCCTCGGACAAGATAACCGAAGAGCGGCGGGCTCCGGCACTCGTGCCGTCGAGCCCCCCACCGCGCCCCCGCGAAGCGCCCCCGCGTTCGTCTGCGGGCGACACCACTCCGCCTGTCGCCCCCCCCCGCTCGGGTATCCCGTTACCCCAGCGGAGCCGTGACCCGCGTCTGAGGGCGAACCGCTCCCCCGCCCCCGTGCCGTCGCTGGCAATTCCCGCGTGGGCTCCGCCGCGACTGGCCGCCTCCGCGtcgcccgccgcgccgccgacCGCGCCGCTCAACGCGCCGCTCACCGCGCCGCCGGCCGCACCGCTCAACGCGCCGCTCGCCGCGCCGCTCACCGCCCCGCCGGCCGGTCCGCGCACCGCGCCGCCGACTGCGCCGCTCACCGCGCCGCCGGCCGCCCTgcgcgccgcgccgcctgCGGCTCCCTCCGCGTGGGGACAGCCGCGGCTGGTCGCCTTCTTACCGGCAACCGCGCCGCCTGCGGCTCCCCCCGCGCGGGGTCTGACAACTGCACCCTCTGTCCGGGGCCGCTCCTACGCGGCTGCCAGTACAAGCGCGCCCAGGACCGCCGCCACCACCACAGCACCCAGCACCACCGCTCCAGCACCCGCTGCCGCCTCTTCGAGGAACAATGGCGCTAACACAACAGCGCCCCCCTCCCAGGCCTCCCGGACGAAATATCCACCCATCATAGTGGAGAGGCTCCCTGATTGGATGGTGCACTTTAGGGAGCTCACCACTAAGCTGGGACACCCGCCGTCAGCCCGTCCCTTCGGCGCAGGAGTCAGATTTTCGCCGAGGGACGACACAGAGTACCGCACCATCCAGAGATATCTCGACGACATTGCGCAACGAGACCAGCGTATATCCTGGTTCTCCTACTCCTTGCCGGCGGAGAGGAATCTCAAGGTGGCGATAAGAGGCCTCCCCCTGGAGACCCCCGAGGACGCCGTAAAGGAAGCTCTCACCGAAAAGGGCTTCGAGGTGGAATACATTAAGAACATCCGTGCCCGGGGAGGGCGCCCCGGGTGCATATTCTACGGCCTCCTCAAAAAGACCTCGGGTTTCCAGGAGGTATACCAAGTGGATGAGCTCCTCCTGATGCCGGGCATCAAGATTGAGGCTTGGAGGGGGAAGAAGGGCCCCGCACAATGTCACCGCTGCCAGCTGTTCCGGCACAGCAGTCATAACTGCCACCGCCCACAGGCGTGCGTGCGCTGTGGGGAGCCGCACGCCGCCAGCGACTGCCCGCGCCCCCTTGAAGTACCGGCCACCTGCGCCAATTGCGGAGGCCCGCACCCCGCAAACAACGCGGCGTGCCCGGTGTTCAAGCGGGAGGCGCGGAACAAGCGTGCCGGAACGGTCGCCCGTACGACGCCAGCGGCGGAGCCAGCGCCGATGGTAGAGGAGACGGCGCCCGCCACCTTAATGGCTCCCGCCAACCCGCCAGCAGAAAGAGGAGCCACCCTCCCCGGCGGAAAGAAGAAGAGAAGGAGAGGCGCGAAGAAGAAGCCAGGCGTCGAGGGCTCCCAACCAGCGGGAAAGCCCGAAGCCCCCCCACGACCTCCACCAACCGACGGCCCAGAACGGGTGCAGCCCACACCTGCACCACTGCCCGGCCCCAACAATACGGACACCACCACCATGCTGCTCCTCCTGGGCCAACAAATGCAGCAGATGGCGGAGATCCTCAGAGGGATGCAAGCACGGCCTCAAATTTAG